The segment ACACGCCCCAGCGCAGGCGGTTTCGACGCGGCCCGTCCGGCGGACTTCCGTGGTGACGGCAGCGCACCCGCCGTCGCGCCCCGCAATGGGGCTTCGGTGGGGACTCAGCCCGGTACCTCGACGACCAGCAGTGGCGGCAATCCGATTGGGGCACCGCCGAACTCGGGCAGCGCTGCCCGCGGCGGCACCTCGACGGACGCTTCCAGCGGAATCCAGAGCGGAGTTCGTGGCAATGAGTCACCTACCGCCGGTCTGCGGACCCCCGCAGGAGATATCTCTAGTAATGGTGCGGGCAATAGCCGGGGCGAGGGGGTCGATGGTCGCGCTGGAACACCGCACCCGGCAGCCACGAACGGGTCCGACGCTTCGCAGGCCGATGCCGGGATTGTGGCAGGGCACAGGGAAACTCCTGCGCCTGTCTCAGGTGACGGAGCGGACGCTGCTATGCCACGCGAGGTCACCGCGCAGCCGCCCGCCCAGCCACAGTCGGCCACTTCGGCCGCCCCTGCGGCAGGGGAGAGTGTTAATCCGTTGGCAAGCGAGCACGGACCGTCCGAGCAATCGCCGGAGCCGGCGCAGCAGGCGTCCGAACAGTCTCCGGGGAGTACCCGCGGGGACGGAACAGCAGACGTGAAAGAGCGCTCACTTGACCAGAACTCACCAGCCACGCAGGGGCAGGCACCCGCGCCGACTGTCGGCGACGGCAGTCGGCCGCAACCACTCGCCGGTGTGGACGGTGGCACGCCCACCCCGGAGGCCCGGACCGGCGACGCTGGTGGCGTCCGAGCCGCCGCGACCAACGACAGCCGCCTACCCGCGGGCGAGGCACGCACTCAGGCCAGCCCCGGCGCCGCGCAGTCGGCGCCGAGGACCGGGACCAGCGAAACCCGCCCAATCCCGGTCGAATCGCGTCCAGGCCTACCCGAGCATCGCCCCAGCACCACAGCAGCCGGTCCAAACCAGGCTGGATCGCCCGGCGAGGGTGGCAGTCGTGGCAGCGTCGGTGATTCGGTTCGGAATGGGTTGCGGCAGTTGGGTGTCAATCCAGATGGCATGACTCCCGAGCAGATGCGGCAGGCGGGCGATGCGGCCCTGGCGCATGCGGTAGACGGTTTCGCGGAGAGAATCGCCGCGCTCGAGGGCGCCGGGCTGCGCCCCGGCGAGTTCGCCGTCGAGCGCAGGCAACTGCAGCATCAGATCAACGAATTCCTGGGCCTGCGCCAGGCTTTGCGGGCCGATCTCAACCAGATCGGCAATCCGGATGTACCGCGGCTAGACACCGGGATGGCGATCGAACCTGCGCAGACAGCCGCGCCGGAACAGGTGCCTGATTCCCATGGCGCATCTGAGGGTGAGCCCGCAGGCCGGGGTCTTGCTGACACGACTTCAAAAATTCCGTACACACCAAGGTATTTCGGTGTCTCGCCGATACCGGAATACGAGGCTGCCTCCCCGCCGAACGAGTCCGTTTGGGCACCGCGCCACTCGAGCGAACCCCAGCCGGCGCCCGATCCGCGCCCGGAGCCCCACCCCCAGCCGGAACCGGAACATCGGCCGAAACCGAAACCGACGGAGCCGAGGCCCGAACCGGAGCCAAAGCCTGAACCCGAGCCGGAGCCCGAGCCGGAGCCGGAGCCGGAGCCCGACCCGGAGCCGGAGCCCGAGCCCGAGCCCGAGCCGGAGCCGGAACCGGAACCGGAACCGGACCCCGACCCCGACCCCGAGCCGGAACCGGACCCCGACCCCGAGCCGGAACCCGAGCCCGAGCCCGAGCCGGAACCCGAGCCGGAGCCGGAACCCGAGCCCGAGCCGGAGCCCGAGCCGGAGCCCGAGCCCGAGCCCGAGCCCGAGCCCGAGCCCGAGCCCGAGCCCGAGCCGGAACCTGAGCGGCGCGAGCCGCAACCGAGGCCAAAAGCCTGAGCTGAAAGGGGATTTGAGCCAACATGAAACCGACCTGGGGTGCTACACCGCACCTGGGCCCGCTCGCTGTACTCACACAACGACCGAATCACGATCGGTCGGCCTTGCCGACGTTCACAGTTCGTCAACCGCCCGGGGCGAAAGCGGCGCGGCGCGGTGGGACGTGCCTGCTCCGACTACGCATGATGAGGCACGCCGCACGGCGGCCGTGGTACCGACTGACCGTTATCCCGTAATACGCCGCTGATAGTGCCCGCTGGTACTCACGTCTCCGTGGCTCCCGGCGCCGCTCGGCCGCCGGGCATCGGGGTTCTGACTCACTGCTGGAAGCGGTAGCCCATGCCCGGCTCGGTAATCAGATGCCGCGGCTTGGCGGGATCATCTTCGAGTTTGCGCCGCAGCTGGGCCAAATAGACACGTAGGTAATGGGTTTCGGTTGAATGCGCCGGGCCCCACACCTCGCGCAGCAGTTCCTTGCGCCCGACGAGCTTGCCGCGATTGCGGACCAGCATTTCGAGCATGCCCCACTCGGTGGGTGTCAGATGTACGCTCGCACCGTTTTTCGTGACTTTCTTCAGGGCGAGGTCGACGGTGAAGGTCTCGGTTTCGATCACGGGCTCGTGTGTCCCGGCCTCGGCCGCGCCGCGACGGATCGCGGCGCGGAGCCGGGCCAGCAGCTCGTCCATGCCGAAAGGTTTGGTCACATAGTCATCTGCGCCCGCATCCAGCGCTGCGACCTTGTCAACCGAGTCGGTGCGGGCCGACAACACGATCACCGGAGTCGAGGTCCAGCCCCGGAGCCCGGCGAGTACCTCGATGCCGTCGATGTCAGGCAGCCCGAGGTCGAGGATCACTACGTCGGGTTGTTTGTCGGCGGCGATGCGCAACGCCGCGGCGCCGGTACCCGCGGTGAGCACCTCGTAGCCGCGTACCGACAGGTTGATCCGCAGGGCACGCACGATCTGGGGCTCATCGTCCACGACCAGCACTTTGGTGGCGAGGGCGCCCTTTTCGGGGTCAGCACGGTCATCCACTTTCGTCATTGCGGGTCCATCGGATCGTTGGCTGGGCGTCGGGCCTCGGCCGTGGTGAGTTCGGGCCGGGCGGTCGCCGCCGAGTCCGGCGCGGCACCCGTCGGCAGATCCACCAACATGGTGAGGCCGCCGCCCGGTGTTTGTTCGGCCTGCACGGTGCCGTCCATCGCCTCCACGAAGCCCCGCACCACCGCCAGGCCGAGCCCGACGCCACTGGTGTTGTCGCGGTCGCCGAGACGTTGGAAGGGTTCGAACAGTTGATCTTCTGCACCCTTGGCGATGCCGGGCCCGGTGTCGGCGACCGCGATCGACACCCGTTGCCCCTTCGCGTCGGCGGTGACCCGTACCGGTGCATCACGTGGGGAATGCCGTAGCGCGTTGTCGAGCAGGTTGGCCAGGACTCGTTCGAGCAGTCCGGCGTCGGCCTGCACCGAGATCTCGCCGACTTCGACCTGTACTCGGTTCATCGCGGCGCGCCGCAACCCGCGCGCACCCATCCCCACACTCACCAGCGCCCGGTGCACGACCTCATCCAGATATACCCGGCGCAGCTGCGGCGTCACCACCCCGACGGCGAGGCGGGAGGAGTCGAGGAGGTTGCCGACCAGTGCGGTCAGCTGATCGACGGATTCCTCGATGGTTTCCAGCAATTCGGCGGTGTCTTCGGTGGAGAACTCGATGTCGTCGCTGCGCAGGCTCGATACCGCGGCCTTCGCCCCGGCAAGCGGGGTGCGCAGATCATGGCTGACGGCCGAGAGCAGCGCTCGCCGCAGCCGGTCGGCTTCGAGTAGTGCCGCCGCCGCTCCTGCTTCTTCGGACAACCGGGCTTGGCGCACCAGTCCGGCAGCTTGATTGGCAACGGCGCCGAGCACGGGCCGGTCTCCGGATTCGATGGCACGCCCGGCCAGCAGCAACTGACTCGAGGCGTCCCTCGCTTCGACCGTGGTCTCGGCGTCGGAGGGTCGTTGCGGCGGGTCCTCTCCGACAGTGGCGATCACCTTCTCACCACAGAGCAGGCTTACCGCGCGCTGACCGTAGGCTTCGCGGACCTGTTCGAGCAGATGTGGAAGATCCGCACCCTGCAATACCGCGCCCGCGAACATCGTGAGCAGCTCGGCCTGGCGAGAAGCCTTGCGGGCCTGTCGAGTTCGCATCGCCGAGGTGTCCACCAGAGCGGCCACCGCGACCGCCACGATGAGCAGCACGACAACGGTGACGAAGTTGTCCGGTTCGGCCA is part of the Nocardia sp. XZ_19_385 genome and harbors:
- a CDS encoding response regulator; protein product: MTKVDDRADPEKGALATKVLVVDDEPQIVRALRINLSVRGYEVLTAGTGAAALRIAADKQPDVVILDLGLPDIDGIEVLAGLRGWTSTPVIVLSARTDSVDKVAALDAGADDYVTKPFGMDELLARLRAAIRRGAAEAGTHEPVIETETFTVDLALKKVTKNGASVHLTPTEWGMLEMLVRNRGKLVGRKELLREVWGPAHSTETHYLRVYLAQLRRKLEDDPAKPRHLITEPGMGYRFQQ